TTTTGAATATTCAGGAAATTCTGGATAAAATTGAAATCTACAAACTTGCCCGCGAGGTACTCTTGCCGAAATTCGATATTCCTGAAGAATTTTTGGTTGCCGAGGATGAAGCCGATGGTGGAAAACGTGGTGAAAACAAGTTTTTAAGGCATTTAACCTACGAAGGTGCTAAGCGCCGATACGGAACATTAACGGATGATGTTATCGAACGTTTGGATTTTGAGCTGGCAACGATCGAAAAAACCGGTTATCCGGGTTATTTCCTGATCGTACAAGATTTTATCGCTGAAGCGCGAAACCTTGATGTATCAGTTGGTCCAGGCAGGGGGTCGGCGGCAGGTTCTGCTGTTGCTTATTGCCTCGGGATTACCAACATCGATCCGATTAAATACGATCTCCTTTTCGAGCGTTTCTTAAATCCGGATCGTGTATCTATGCCCGATATCGATATCGATTTTGATGATGAGGGTCGTGGCAGGGTAATGGACTATGTAATTAATAAATATGGCGCCAACCAGGTAGCACAGATTATTACTTATGGCACCATGGCTGCCAAATCGTCTATCCGCGATACGGCACGTGTGTTAGACCTTCCATTGTTTGAGGCCGATAAAATTGCCAAGCTGATTCCGAATATGAAGCTGGCTAAAATTTTTAACCTTGACGAAAAAAGCTTAAAAGATGCTTTGCGGCCAGATGAATATGAGAAAGTTTTAGAACTTAAAAATCTAGGCAGTCAGAAAGATTTAAGTGCAGAAACCATTCAGCAGGCACAGATTTTAGAGGGATCGTTGCGTAATACGGGTATCCACGCCTGTGGGTTATTATTACACCGAGTGATATTACCAATTTTGTTCCCGTATCAGTAGCCAAAGATTCTGATTTATATGTTACCCAGTTTGATAACTCCGTTGTAGAAAGCGCGGGTTTATTAAAGATGGACTTTCTGGGGTTAAAAACCCTTACCCTAATAAAGGATACCGTAAAACTGGTTAAAAAACGGTTTGGTATTGATCTCGATCCGGATAATTTCCCTATTGATGATACCTTGACTTATGAACTTTTCCAACGTGGTGAAACCATCGGGATTTTTCAGTACGAGAGTCCGGGTATGCAGAAATATATGAAGGAGCTAAAACCAACGGTTTTTGACGATTTAATTGCGATGAACGCATTATATCGCCCAGGACCAATGGAGTACATCCCAAGTTTCGTTCGTCGTAAAAATGGCGAAGAAGAAATTAAGTACGATTTAGATGCCTGCGAAGAGTATTTGAAAGAAACTTACGGAATTACCGTTTACCAGGAGCAGGTAATGCTTTTATCGCAGAAACTGGCCGGATTTACCAAAGGTGAGGCCGACGTGCTGCGTAAAGCAATGGGTAAGAAGCAGAAAGATGTTCTAGATAAAATGAAGCCAAAGTTTGTGAAACAAGCGGCCGAAAAAGGTCATGATGCTGCAACTTTGGAAAAAATATGGAAAGATTGGGAAGCATTTGCATCCTATGCCTTCAATAAATCGCACTCTACCTGTTATGCATGGATTGCCTATCAAACCGCATACTTAAAAGCACATTATCCTGCTGAATATATGGCTGCGGTACTATCCAATAACATGAGCGATATTAAACAGGTAGCTTTCTTCATGGAAGAGTGCCGCCAGATGAGTGTTACGGTATTAGGTCCCGATGTAAACGAATCCGATCTTAAATTTTCGGTAAATGCCAAAGGCGAAGTTCGTTTCGGTATGTCGGCAGTAAAAGGTGTTGGTGAAAAGGCAGTAGAAAGTATTATTGAAGAAAGATCGGCAAATGGCCCTTATATTAATGTGTACGATTTCGCCAAGCGATCCAACACACGCATTGTAAATAAAAAAGCTTACGAGAGTTTTGTGTATAGTGGTGCTTTCGATGCATTTGGAGGTCATAGGGCACAGTATTTTTATATCGGCCCGAACGATAAAATGAACGGCATCGAAAAGATTATTAAATATGCCAACGATTTTCAAAACAACGAAAGTACCTCACAGGCTTCTTTGTTTGGCGGCTCTAAAGCTGACCTCATTTTAGAACCAAGTTTGCCAGTTTCGCCAGAATGGGCATTAATGGATAGGTTAAAATACGAAAAAGATGCTATTGGGATTTTCCTATCTGGCCACCCCTTAGATAATTATAAACTGGAGCTCGATAAATTCTGTACACATGGTGTTAAACAGCTGAGTATCATTAATAAGGTGCGTATGGGCGATAGTAACGAAGATATATTAGCCGAATTCGAAAAACTAAAAAACCGGGAACTTTGTGTAGGCGGACTCGTAGTTACGGCATCGCAAAGGATTACCAAAACAGGTAAGCCATTTGGTACTTTTGTTTTCGAAGATTATGAAGATGCAAGTGAAATGGCCTTGTTTGGTGAAGATTTTCTAAAATTTAAATCGTTTTTAACCGAAGGATATTTCTTACAGATTAGAGGCAGGGTTGGTGAGCGTTTCGGTAAAGCTGGCGATTGGGAATTTAAAATCACCGCCATTAATTTAATGTCTGAACTGAGGGATAAATTAGCGAAAAGTTTAACTATCCAAGTGCCAATTGAACGGGTTAACGATCAACTCATGCGGGAGATTGAAGCTATATTAGCAGACAATAAGGCAAACTCTGAGCAGCAGAACTGCCAACTTAACTTCGCAGTTTTTGATCGTGAAAAAGAGATTATGTTGGATATGCCATCCAAAAATCTTAAAATAAATCCGAGTAATAAGTTTTTGGAACAATTACTAGGGCTTAATGTTGTTAATTACAAGTTAAACTAGTGTTTGGCGTTCCTGATGCATCATGCTGAATTTATTTCAGCATCTTAATCGTGATAGATCCTGAAACAGGATCAGGTTGATGTGGGTATAAAAGAGTTTACGTAATGTCAAATTGACATTACAGATGGGTTGGCATTACAATTGAATACATATATTTGAACATAAAAAAAATAATTATGGCATTAGAAATCACAGATGCAAACTTCGAGGAGCTTGTATTAAAATCAGATAAACCCGTATTAGTAGATTTTTGGGCAGAATGGTGTGGCCCTTGTCGCATGGTTGGTCCAGTAGTAGAAGAAATCGCAAAAGAATATGATGGCAAAGCGGTAGTTGGAAAAGTAAACGTTGATAACAACCCTCAAATTTCAATGCAGTTTGGTATCCGTAACATCCCTGCTTTATTATACTTTAAAGGCGGTGAGGTTGTTGACAAACAAGTTGGTGCTGTTCCAAAATCAGTATTGGCTGAAAAATTAAACAAGCAATTGGCTTAGTTTAAGCTTAAAACAAAAATAACAAAGCCCAAGGGCTTGTAACATATTTAAAACCCAAGTTCATTTGATGGATTTGGGTTTTTTATTGCAAACATAATTTTGTTTCTTTAATAAAAAACTCACAATCATGTCTATTAACTTATTTAACAATAAAACTTTAGGTATTTTATTGGCAGGTATAACACTAAACTGTGCAAATATTGCATGTGTATCGGCGCAGAACCCTGTTGAAACCAATGAACCATCAGCGGATTATAAGCCAGCATTTGCCGGGCAGACCCGAATTGCAGGTGTAAAGACCAAAACCCCTCTGGATATCAAGATTATTAATGAAAAGTTAGAAAATCCGTGGGCCATTTCAGTTCTTCCGAGTGGCGGCTTCTTAATTACTCAAAAGCAGGGTACCATGGTAATCCTTACGCAAGATGGTAAATTAAGCAAAAAAATAACCGGTTTGCCAAAGGTAGATCCATCTGGCCAGGGCGGTTTATTAGATGTAACCTTAGACCCGAACTTTGCAAAAAATAGGATGATTTATTGGGCTTATTCTGAACCACAGGATAAAGGTGTTTTATTGGCTATTGCCAAAGGTAAATTGGCGGCAAACGAAACCTCAATCGAAAACCAGACCATTATTTACCGTGCTACACCAGCTTATACCGGTAAACTGCAGTACGGATCGAGAATTGTTTTCGATAAAAATGGAAATTTGTTTGTAAGTACAGGCGAGCGTTCAGGTAACGATATCAGGATACAGGCACAATATTTAAATTCTTCGTTAGGAAAAATTTTGCACCTTACCCCTGAGGGAAAGGCAGTGGCAAATGGTCCATTTGCAGGTAAAGCTGACGCCCGACCTGAAATTTATGCTTATGGACTCCGTAATCCGGATGGTTTAGCCATTAATCCCTCAACCGGAGATTTATGGGAAGCAGAATTTGGACCGAAAGGTGGCGATGAGGTAAACATCATTAAACCAGGCAAAAATTATGGCTGGCCGATTATTACCTATGGAACAGAATATAGTGGAAAAAAAGTTGGCGATGGTATTACACAGAAAGAAGGCATGGAACAACCGGTTTATTACTGGAACCCGAGCATCTCGCCCGGTTGTATTGCTTTTTATAACAATAACAGCATAGCCGAGTGGAAAGGTAATTTATTTGTAGGTGGTTTAAGTGGTTCGCATATTATCCGATTGGTGATAAAAGATGACAAAATTGTTGGCGAAGAGCGTTTGCTGGAAGGTAAAGGCGAACGTTTCCGCGATATGGTGGAAGGTAAAGATGGTGCACTTTATTCGGTAACCGACAATGGACATTTATATAGGATAGCGAAGAAATAATTAGGTTTTTTAAAATATTAATCCCGAATTCTTTATTGGAGTTCGGGATTTTTTGTTTAGTCAGATTATTAGTATTTTGGAAATGTGGGGTTCTGCTTTTCATCGGGGTTTTCAGTCCCGCTTTCCGTTTGTAGTTAGCCGGTGCTTGGACCTTTGAAACTTCGAAAGTCTTGGGTACTTTTTTAATTTTTTTTAATAAATCTTTTATTAGCTTTACCATATGCAGGCTGTAAACTACGAGAACGAAACAAGCTATGGTAATTTAGAATTGCTCGCCCAACAAGTGGTAGAAGGTTTTATTACGGGGCTGCATAAAAGCCCTTTTCATGGCTTTTCGGTCGAATTTGCTGAGCACCGACAGTATAATAATGGTGATAATGTTAAAAATATCGACTGGAAATTATACGCCAAAACGGATAAACTTTATAGTAAACGTTTTGAAGAAGAAACAAATTTGCGTTGTCAGTTTGTGATTGATGTTTCCTCATCAATGTATTTTCCAGAACCTAAAAACAACAAACTGATTTTCTCCATACAGGCTACTGCCTCATTAATGTACCTGTTGAAGAAACAGCGCGATGCCTTCGGTTTAAGCTTATTTACAGATGAAATACTGTTAAATTCGCCAGCAAAGTCGACTACTGTACACCAAAAATATTTGTTTACACAATTAGAAGACCTGTTGCACAAGCCTAAGGTAAACGCGCAGACTAATTTGAGCGAAGCTTTACATCAGGTTGCTGAATTAATTCATAAACGCTCTTTGGTTATTATTTTCAGTGATTTATTTAATACGCAAACTAGTGCCAATAAAACAGACGAATTTTTTGATGCCCTGCAGCATTTAAAATTCAACAAACATGAAGTGGTGGTTTTTAACGTAGTAGATAAATCAAAAGAAGTGGAGTTTAATTTTGAGAACCGTCCATACCAGTTTATCGATATGGAAACAGGAGAAACGATTAAAGTGCACACTAATCAGGTAAAGGAAAATTATACAGCGGCAATTTCCTCTTATCGTCAGCAAATTGCGCTAAAATGTGCCCAATATAAAATCGACTTAATTGATGCCGATATGATGGAGGGCTTTTACCCAATCCTTCAGTCTTACCTAATCAAACGGCAAAAATTAGGTTGAAATTTTGTTACAAACAACAGCACGCTAATGCTGTTTAATAAAAAGGTTTAAATTTAAACTCCACAATATGTTAGAAAAAGGCGCTATAGCACCAGATTTCGAATTGAATGCTACTCCCGATCAGAAAATAAAACTTAAAGATTTTAAAGGTAAAAATGTAATCCTGGCTTTTTATCCTGCCGATTGGAGCCCGGTATGCAGCGACCAAATGGCACTTTATAACGAAATGCTAAAATATTTTAACAAGTATGATGCACAGATTTTCGGTGTTTCCGTTGATAGTGTTTGGTGTCACCTCGCTTTCGAAGAAAATAGAAAACTGCATTTTCCCTTATTGGCAGATTTTGAACCAAAAGGCGCAGTATCAAAAGCTTATGGTGTGTACGATGAAGAACTTGGCGAAAGTAAAAGAGCACTTTTTGTTATTGATAAAGAAGGGAAAATTGCCTGGAGTTATTTGTCGCCAATAGCCGTTAATCCTGGTGCCGACGGAATTTTAGAGGCATTAGAGGAATTAGATAAGAAATAAGTTATGAGCACTTTAAAACCAGAAATAAATAGTCGAGATCATATTCAAGGTGATGATTCGGCGAGTGTAACCATTGTGGAGTTTGGCGATTATCAATGCCCGTATTGTGGCAATGCCTATCCGATTATGAAGGAAATTGAAGAAACATTTGGCCATCAGATCAGATTTATCTTCCGCCATTTTCCTTTGGCAAATGCTCATGAGTTTGCTTTTCCGGCGGCTATTGCTGCAGAAGCCGCAGGTTTACAAGATAAGTTTTGGGAAATGCACGATGCACTCTTCGAAAATCAATACCGTTTAAATGGTGAGCTGTTCGACGAATTGGCTGAAACGATTGGTTTAGACCTGGAGCAGTTTCAGCAAGATTGCACTTCGGAAGAAATCAAAAGCAAAATAGAAAATGATTTTGATAGCGGTGTACGGAGTGGTGTAAATGGAACGCCTTCATTTTATGTAAACGGAACCAAGTTTGACGGAGGTGCAACCGATTTGTACCAGATGCTTAAAGAAAGTGCCGAATAAGTTAAAATATGCAAGGCGGCGATCAACCTTTTATATATAAGCTTAGTAATTTATAGGGTAAGCCTCTTTAGTCGAGCGAAAAGTTAACTTTTATGCTGTATTTGAAGCGAAGGCTTTTGATTACATGAACCTCACAATCATCCTTAACTAAACGCTGGGAAATGACGAATGATTGATTAGGCTTAAGGTTAATCTTCTGATTTATATTATATGCTTTATTGCAGCCTTTAGCCACATAACCATCCAAACAAAAAGAAATGTCAGTTATTACTTGTTTGGTTGTGTTTTTAATCGTGATTTTGGCAAATGTACCTAAATCGCTATTGTGTATATATTTGACTTCTTTCACGTAAACAGTGTTTAGCCTGTTGGTGGTATCATTTAACATTGATTTTGATGATTCAGGTTTTTGAAAAGCCGTGATTTTACCCTGCCTCACCTGTTTCCTTATTTCCTGAAAAGGCATTTTTAAAACTCCACAACAGATAATCATTAATATTCCTAATTCTTTAGTAAGCATAGTTTGAGCTGTTGTGGTTCAATAACCGTAAGTTATTGTTTTTTTTTAAATAAACCTATTGCATCATTTATACCCTCATGGTACAGAATTTTAAATAAAAAACCTCATGTATTTTGCAATACATGAGGTATCAGATAAGGGTAACCGGAAAACTAAAAAACTAATTATGAGTTTTTAGAATTTAACAAAATTGAAATCGCTTCGTGTTTTGTTATATCAAAGGTGCACTTCAATTATGAAGTTTTAGTGAAGAAACTTCATCCATTCCATATTGCGATACTTCTGTTACAACCGCTCTGACGAAAGTCTTCAGTAAGTCAGATTGGCTTATTTTTTGCCTGTTATTCAAAACAATATAAGTGCTTCATCTATTTATAAGGTAACAATGAACAATCCCTGATTAAAAAATACTTTCATGAGTAAAAATGTGGCAGAACAACTGGTTGAAATGCTGGTTGAAGTTGGTGTAAAAAGAGTTTACGCCGTTACTGGAGACAGTTTAAATTATTTTAACGATGCGGTAAGACGAAATGGCAAAATCAAGTGGATCCACGTTCGCAATGAAGAAGCTGGAGCCTTTGCAGCAGCAGCAGAAGCTGAGCTTGATGGAATAGCCTGTTGTGCCGGGAGTTGTGGCCCGGGCCATGTGCATTTGATTAATGGACTTTATGATGCGCATCGCTCGCATGTTCCCGTAATTGCTATTGCATCAACCATTCCAACCAACGAATTTGGTATGGATTTTTTTCAGGAAACCAATACCATTAAGTTATTCGATGATTGCAGTTATTACAATCAAGTAGCCACCACCGCGGCACAAGTCCCAAGAATGTTTCAAACCGCCCTTCAACATGCCATTCATAAAAAAGGAGTTGCAGTTTTTGGCCTGCCGGGTGATGTGGCTGAGCTGGAAGCCGTTGAAAGTGTAACTTCCATGCAATTGTTTAATAATAAGCCGGTCATCCGCCCTTCCGACCTGGAACTAAATGATTTATCTGCTTTGCTGAATAGCGAAAAGAAAATAATGCTTTATTGTGGAATAGGGGCAGCCGAAGCGCATGATGAAGTAGTTGCACTTGCGGCTAAATTAAAAGCACCTGTTGGGTTTTCGTTCCGTGGTAAAATGGGTATCCAATATGATAATCCTTACGAAGTTGGCATGACAGGTCTTTTAGGTCAGCCATCGGGTTACCATGCCATGCACGAAGCTGATGTAGTACTATTGTTGGGAACGGATTTTCCATATGTAAACTTCATGCCCGAAAAGAACAAGATTGTACAGATTGACGAAAAACCTGAACGGTTAGGTAGAAGAGCAAAACTAACAATGGGTTTATGCGGAAATATAACTGACTCGATTAAGGCATTATTACCGCTTTTAGAAGAGAAGAAAGACGAAAATTTTCTGAAAAGCCAACTCGAATTCTATCAAAAGGTTAAAGAAAGACAACAGGTTTACGTAAACGATCAGGGCGAAGAAAATAAAATCCAGCCTGAATTTGTTGCCGAAACCCTTAACCGCTTAGCTGCAAACGATGCCATTTTTACGGTAGATACTGGCATGTGCTGCGTTTGGGGAGCACGTTTTATTGATGGAACGGGCAAACGTAAAATGCTCGGTTCTTTTAATCATGGCTCGATGGCAAACGCTATGCCAATGGCCATAGGGGCTGCCTTGGCACATCCCGAAAAACAGGTAATTGCCCTTTGTGGCGATGGAGGTTTATCAATGCTCTTAGGCGATCTGGCCACCATTAAACAATATAATCTGCCAGTAAAGCTAATCGTTTTTAACAACAGGGCTTTGGGAATGGTTAAGTTGGAAATGGAAGTTGATGGCTTGCCCGATAATGAAACAGATATGATTAACCCTGATTTTGCATTGGTTGCGCGGGCCATGGGCTTTAAGGGAATAACCGTAGCCAAGCCTGAAGAAGTGGAAACAGCAATCAGTTATGCACTAAATGAAGATGGGCCTGTTTTGCTAAATGTGATGACGAATCCGAATGCTTTGGCGATGCCACCAAAAATAGAATGGGCGCAAATAAAAGGCATGACAGAATCGATGGCAAAATTAATGCTGGGTGGAAAAATGAGCGAGGTTATGGATACCATAAAATCGAATTACAAACATTTGGGAGAAGTACTGTAGTTTAGAAAAGCTTCGTCATTCCCAATCAAGTTGGGAATGACGAGCTATTTTAAAAATTATCTAACTATTTTTTCTTATAAAGTCCCTGCAACTGTGTTAACGCTGCTATCAATTTCTCTTCATCACCTGCTAAACAATAATATTTAATTCCATTTTTATCATTGTCAGGTTCATCTTCACGCTTTTCGAAAATAGGATAAATTGATTTAAGGGTTGTACTATTCTGTTCAGGGCTAACTTTAAATCCTTTCCAATGCTGTATCTGCGATTTATTGGAGGTTTCTATCCTGGCATGATCTAAGCTGGAAAAGGTTTTTCCGATGGTGAAAATCCCGAAATTCATTTCTTCATCAATAGAGAATGAATTTGCTGTAATTTTAAATTTAGTTTCCTCGCCATTATGTAAGGCAATATCGGTTCCACCAATTGCTTTCGCCAGCAATTGATTGATGGTTTTTACAATTTCGGCTTTTGGTTGGGCGAAGCCGCCGAATGATCCAGCCAGTAATAAGACCAGCATTAGTTGTGTTTTCATAATTCTTTAAGGTTAAATATTTGTGTGTATCTAAATTTAAAGAATTATTTGATTTAACACATACCAAAAAATGAGTAAATAAAAAAGGCAACCAGATTTACTGATTGCCCTTAATTTATGTTGTTGGTGATACTATAAATTTCCCCTCAATTCCTGTTCGCGTTCCAACGATTCAAATAAGGCTTTAAAGTTACCTGCGCCAAAACTTTGTGCGCCTTTACGCTGAATAATTTCGAAGAAAAGGGTAGGGCGGTCTTCAACTGGTTTAGTGAAAATCTGCAATAAATATCCTTCCTCATCGCAATCGACCAAAATACCCAGGCTTTCCAGTAGTGAGATTTCCTCGTCAATTTTACCTACACGCTGTGGCATCATATCGTAATAAGCTTCTGGTGGGGCACTTAAAAACTCCACACCGCGCGCTTTCAATTCTTTAACTGTTTTAACAATATCTTTAGTGGCAACAGCAATATGCTGAACGCCTTCACCTTCATAATATTCCAGGTATTCTTCAATCTGCGATTTCTTTTTGCCTTCGGCAGGTTCGTTAATCGGGAATTTCGAATAGCCATTTCCATTGCTCATTACCTTACTCATCAAAGCCGAATATTCTGTGTTGATCTGCTTATCGTCAAATGATAAAATGTTCACAAAGCCCATTACATCCTCGTACCATTGTACAGCCTCGTTCATGCGGTTCCAGCCTACATTACCCACACAATGATCGATGTATAAAAGGCCGGTATCGGTAGGTTGATAATCGCTTTCCCATACCCGGTAACCTGGCATAAAGGTTCCATTATAGTTTTTACGCTCGATAAACATGTGTACAGTTTCGCCATAAGTATAAATGCCACTCATCTTAACCTCTCCATTTTCATCAGTCAAAGTTTGTGGCGCTAGGTAGGGTTTCGCACCACGTTTTGTGGTTTCTTCAAAAGCGCTGTAAGCATCGTCTACCCAAAGCGCTAATACTTTTACACCATCTCCATGTTTTTTTACGTGCTCCGATATCGGGTGATCTGATTTTAACGCTGTAGTTAAGATCAATCTGATTTTTCCCTGTTGCAATACATACGATGAACGATCGCGTACACCAGTTTCCGGGCCGGCATAAGCCAGGCTTTGAAACCCAAATGCGGTTTTATAGTAGTGGGCAGCTTGTTTAGCGTTGCCTACATAAAATTCGATATAATCTGTTCCGTTAATAGGCAGAAAATCTGGTGCTTTTGATATTTTTTCTGCGAATGTTTGTGTTTCCATTGTTGTTATTATTTTTAAATGGCTAACCGCTTAATTGTTTAAATCGGTTAACTGTGTGTGTTATTTTAAAGATTTTAAATCCTATAATCTCGAAATCTTAATCATCCTAACTTTACTCTACATTAATCTGCCAGCTTTTGTGATAATTCTCGTCCTCAATATCCAAAGCATCCTGTGTAAGCATTAAAGGTTTAAAAGGATCAATCATTACCGCCAGCTCATCTGTTTTTTCTTTTCCGATTGATTTTTCAACTGTACCGGGGTGCGGTCCATGCGGAATACCTCCAGGGTGTAAAGTAATCTGCCCCTTAACTACGCTTTTACGGCTCATAAAATCACCATCTACATAATAAAGCACTTCATCGCTATCTACATTGCTATGGTTATATGGTGCCGGAATAGAATCGGGGTGGTAATCATATTTACGGGGAACAAAAGAGCAAACCACAAAATTGTGTCCTTCGAAAGTTTGGTGAACTGGGGGTGGTTGGTGTAAGCGACCTGTTATTGGCTCAAAATCGTGGATAGAGAAGGCATATGGATAATGATAACCATCCCAGCCTATATAATCAAAAGGATGTGTGCCATAGGTATAGGGATAAATTAGCCCTGCTTTTTAATCAGCACTTTAAAATCGCCGTATTCATCATAGGTTTGCAGGTTTTGGGGTAGTCTTAAATCACGCTCACAGTAAGGTGCATGTTCCATTAGCTGTCCAAACTGATTTAAATATCTTTTTGGTGGTCTTAGCGGACTAAAACTTTCTACAATGAACAACCTATTTTGTTCGGTATCAAACTCCATCTGATAAATGGTCCCCTTGGGATAATCAGGTAATCGCCGTAAGCAAACTTAATTTCTCCGAATCCTGTTTTCAGCCTTCCAGAACCTTCGTGTACGAAGATCATTTCATCGGCCTGGCTGTTTTTGTAGAAATAATCAGTCATCGATTTTCTTGGCGCTGCCAAAACGATATGCAGATCGCTATTCACCAGAACTGCTTTTCTGCTTTTTAGAAAATCATCTTCAGGTTTAATATTAAAACCAATTAAACTCGTATGTTTCAAGTGTTTTTCCCGGGCAATTTTTGGCTCAACACTGTACGCCTCACCTAAATGTTTTACTATGGTTGGCGGATGGCAATGATAAACCAATGAATATAAACTCGAAAAACCTTCGGTTGA
The nucleotide sequence above comes from Pedobacter riviphilus. Encoded proteins:
- the trxA gene encoding thioredoxin, which codes for MALEITDANFEELVLKSDKPVLVDFWAEWCGPCRMVGPVVEEIAKEYDGKAVVGKVNVDNNPQISMQFGIRNIPALLYFKGGEVVDKQVGAVPKSVLAEKLNKQLA
- a CDS encoding PQQ-dependent sugar dehydrogenase, whose protein sequence is MSINLFNNKTLGILLAGITLNCANIACVSAQNPVETNEPSADYKPAFAGQTRIAGVKTKTPLDIKIINEKLENPWAISVLPSGGFLITQKQGTMVILTQDGKLSKKITGLPKVDPSGQGGLLDVTLDPNFAKNRMIYWAYSEPQDKGVLLAIAKGKLAANETSIENQTIIYRATPAYTGKLQYGSRIVFDKNGNLFVSTGERSGNDIRIQAQYLNSSLGKILHLTPEGKAVANGPFAGKADARPEIYAYGLRNPDGLAINPSTGDLWEAEFGPKGGDEVNIIKPGKNYGWPIITYGTEYSGKKVGDGITQKEGMEQPVYYWNPSISPGCIAFYNNNSIAEWKGNLFVGGLSGSHIIRLVIKDDKIVGEERLLEGKGERFRDMVEGKDGALYSVTDNGHLYRIAKK
- a CDS encoding DUF58 domain-containing protein, which gives rise to MQAVNYENETSYGNLELLAQQVVEGFITGLHKSPFHGFSVEFAEHRQYNNGDNVKNIDWKLYAKTDKLYSKRFEEETNLRCQFVIDVSSSMYFPEPKNNKLIFSIQATASLMYLLKKQRDAFGLSLFTDEILLNSPAKSTTVHQKYLFTQLEDLLHKPKVNAQTNLSEALHQVAELIHKRSLVIIFSDLFNTQTSANKTDEFFDALQHLKFNKHEVVVFNVVDKSKEVEFNFENRPYQFIDMETGETIKVHTNQVKENYTAAISSYRQQIALKCAQYKIDLIDADMMEGFYPILQSYLIKRQKLG
- a CDS encoding redoxin domain-containing protein yields the protein MLEKGAIAPDFELNATPDQKIKLKDFKGKNVILAFYPADWSPVCSDQMALYNEMLKYFNKYDAQIFGVSVDSVWCHLAFEENRKLHFPLLADFEPKGAVSKAYGVYDEELGESKRALFVIDKEGKIAWSYLSPIAVNPGADGILEALEELDKK
- a CDS encoding DsbA family protein — encoded protein: MSTLKPEINSRDHIQGDDSASVTIVEFGDYQCPYCGNAYPIMKEIEETFGHQIRFIFRHFPLANAHEFAFPAAIAAEAAGLQDKFWEMHDALFENQYRLNGELFDELAETIGLDLEQFQQDCTSEEIKSKIENDFDSGVRSGVNGTPSFYVNGTKFDGGATDLYQMLKESAE
- a CDS encoding thiamine pyrophosphate-dependent enzyme codes for the protein MSKNVAEQLVEMLVEVGVKRVYAVTGDSLNYFNDAVRRNGKIKWIHVRNEEAGAFAAAAEAELDGIACCAGSCGPGHVHLINGLYDAHRSHVPVIAIASTIPTNEFGMDFFQETNTIKLFDDCSYYNQVATTAAQVPRMFQTALQHAIHKKGVAVFGLPGDVAELEAVESVTSMQLFNNKPVIRPSDLELNDLSALLNSEKKIMLYCGIGAAEAHDEVVALAAKLKAPVGFSFRGKMGIQYDNPYEVGMTGLLGQPSGYHAMHEADVVLLLGTDFPYVNFMPEKNKIVQIDEKPERLGRRAKLTMGLCGNITDSIKALLPLLEEKKDENFLKSQLEFYQKVKERQQVYVNDQGEENKIQPEFVAETLNRLAANDAIFTVDTGMCCVWGARFIDGTGKRKMLGSFNHGSMANAMPMAIGAALAHPEKQVIALCGDGGLSMLLGDLATIKQYNLPVKLIVFNNRALGMVKLEMEVDGLPDNETDMINPDFALVARAMGFKGITVAKPEEVETAISYALNEDGPVLLNVMTNPNALAMPPKIEWAQIKGMTESMAKLMLGGKMSEVMDTIKSNYKHLGEVL
- the hppD gene encoding 4-hydroxyphenylpyruvate dioxygenase, encoding METQTFAEKISKAPDFLPINGTDYIEFYVGNAKQAAHYYKTAFGFQSLAYAGPETGVRDRSSYVLQQGKIRLILTTALKSDHPISEHVKKHGDGVKVLALWVDDAYSAFEETTKRGAKPYLAPQTLTDENGEVKMSGIYTYGETVHMFIERKNYNGTFMPGYRVWESDYQPTDTGLLYIDHCVGNVGWNRMNEAVQWYEDVMGFVNILSFDDKQINTEYSALMSKVMSNGNGYSKFPINEPAEGKKKSQIEEYLEYYEGEGVQHIAVATKDIVKTVKELKARGVEFLSAPPEAYYDMMPQRVGKIDEEISLLESLGILVDCDEEGYLLQIFTKPVEDRPTLFFEIIQRKGAQSFGAGNFKALFESLEREQELRGNL
- a CDS encoding homogentisate 1,2-dioxygenase domain-containing protein; translation: MVCSFVPRKYDYHPDSIPAPYNHSNVDSDEVLYYVDGDFMSRKSVVKGQITLHPGGIPHGPHPGTVEKSIGKEKTDELAVMIDPFKPLMLTQDALDIEDENYHKSWQINVE